The Nocardia arthritidis genome has a window encoding:
- a CDS encoding ribose-phosphate diphosphokinase gives MTASWIDNQKNLMLFSGRAHPELAEQVAKELDVHVTPQTARDFANGEIFVRFEESVRGSDAFVLQSFPAPLNQWLVEQLIMIDALKRGSAKRITAVLPFYPYARQDKKHRGREPISARLVADLLKTAGADRIITVDLHTDQIQGFFDGPVDHMHALIQLSEYIRTNYSLEHITVVSPDAGRVKVAEKWADSLGGSPLAFIHKTRDPLVPNQIVANRVVGDVDGRTCILIDDMIDTGGTIAGAVKVLKEAGAGDVVIAATHGVLSHPAAERLAACGAKEVVVTNTLPISEEKKFPQLTVLSIAPLLARTIREVFENGSVTGLFNGNA, from the coding sequence GTGACCGCGTCATGGATCGACAACCAGAAGAACCTGATGCTCTTCTCGGGACGCGCTCATCCTGAGCTGGCCGAACAGGTCGCCAAGGAACTCGACGTCCACGTCACCCCGCAAACCGCCCGCGATTTCGCCAACGGCGAGATCTTCGTCCGGTTCGAGGAATCCGTGCGCGGCTCGGACGCCTTCGTACTGCAGAGCTTTCCCGCCCCGCTGAACCAGTGGCTGGTGGAGCAGCTCATCATGATCGACGCGCTCAAGCGCGGTTCGGCCAAGCGAATCACCGCGGTGCTGCCCTTCTACCCGTACGCCCGCCAGGACAAGAAGCACCGCGGCCGCGAGCCCATCTCCGCCCGCCTCGTCGCCGACCTGCTGAAAACCGCCGGCGCGGACCGGATCATCACCGTCGACCTGCATACCGATCAGATCCAGGGCTTCTTCGACGGCCCGGTCGATCACATGCACGCCCTGATCCAGCTGTCGGAGTACATCCGCACCAACTACAGCCTCGAACACATCACGGTCGTCTCCCCCGACGCCGGCCGCGTGAAGGTCGCCGAGAAGTGGGCCGACTCGTTGGGCGGCTCGCCGCTGGCGTTCATCCACAAAACCCGCGACCCGCTGGTGCCCAACCAGATCGTGGCCAACCGCGTCGTCGGTGATGTCGACGGCCGCACCTGCATCCTGATCGACGACATGATCGACACCGGCGGCACCATCGCGGGCGCGGTCAAGGTGCTGAAGGAGGCGGGCGCGGGCGACGTCGTTATCGCGGCCACCCACGGCGTGCTGTCCCACCCGGCCGCCGAGCGTCTGGCCGCCTGCGGCGCCAAGGAGGTCGTGGTGACCAATACGCTGCCGATCAGCGAGGAGAAGAAGTTCCCGCAGCTGACCGTGCTGTCCATCGCGCCGCTGCTGGCCCGCACCATCCGCGAGGTCTTCGAAAACGGTTCGGTGACGGGCCTCTTCAACGGCAACGCATAG
- a CDS encoding DUF2461 domain-containing protein: protein MTEFGGFPLTGLDFYEDLEADNSKAFWTAHKNIYDTAVLAPMKALVAELEADFGAAKIFRPYRDVRFAKDKSPYKTAQGAVVGTAPGCGWYVQIGAAGLYVGGGFYQGSPAQIAQYRATVDDGVRGPELEAILARLRKAKFAIGGEQLKTKPKGFDADHPRIDLLRHKSLTAGREFGAPDWLTTPRAGKEIRKAWETMRPFIEWLSAVVGGTR, encoded by the coding sequence ATGACGGAATTCGGCGGCTTTCCGCTCACCGGTCTGGATTTCTATGAGGATTTGGAGGCCGACAATTCGAAGGCCTTCTGGACCGCGCACAAGAACATCTACGACACCGCGGTGCTCGCACCGATGAAGGCGCTGGTCGCCGAGCTGGAGGCGGATTTCGGCGCCGCCAAGATATTCCGGCCGTACCGGGATGTGCGGTTCGCCAAGGACAAATCGCCGTACAAGACGGCGCAGGGCGCGGTGGTCGGCACCGCACCCGGTTGCGGCTGGTACGTACAGATCGGCGCGGCGGGGCTGTACGTCGGCGGCGGCTTCTATCAGGGTTCGCCCGCGCAGATCGCGCAGTACCGGGCCACCGTCGACGATGGGGTGCGCGGCCCGGAGTTGGAAGCGATACTGGCCCGGCTGCGCAAGGCGAAATTCGCGATCGGCGGCGAACAGCTGAAGACCAAGCCCAAGGGGTTCGATGCCGATCATCCGCGAATCGACCTGCTGCGGCACAAATCGCTTACGGCGGGTAGGGAATTCGGCGCACCGGACTGGTTGACGACGCCGCGGGCCGGTAAGGAGATCCGCAAGGCTTGGGAGACGATGCGGCCATTCATCGAATGGCTTTCGGCGGTCGTAGGGGGCACTCGATAG
- a CDS encoding alkaline phosphatase family protein, protein MNKFKSGIAVVCACAMGMIASGCSGDTETKRDEHVLLLSIDGMHQSDLAGYVRSHPDSALAKLVGRGASFTNAQTPIPSDSFPGLIAAISGGNPKTTGVYYDDTWARDLLPAGTTNCADAKKGTEVSLTEDLDKDQHRIDAGQGLTGLPDGIGKLTGDPSVLLDPAKLPVAPASCKPLAPNEYLKVNTVFSVLHAAGKRTAWSDKHPAYVIANGKGGRSIDDLFTPEINSAAPGSDADWTKDNQLTRRYDAYKVDAVVNEIAGKDHSGAEQVGVPAIFGMNFQSVSTAQKLPASKGYLPDGKPGELLSGALDFVDQQVGRLVTALDKAGLTDKTSIILTAKHGQSPIDPSTLTRVDDKKIVDAINTEWAATHPGTPKLVAHAIDDSAIVMWLTDRSADAAAFVKRKLLETNGTGTDIKGDPKPYTASGVDRDKVYAGADAAKFFGVSPDDPRVPDIYAGAVPGTVYTGGKSKIAEHGGMTPDDRHVPIVVAGKGIGKSSVDAEVSLTQIAPTILRRLDLDPNKLDAVAAEHTAVLPGL, encoded by the coding sequence GTGAATAAGTTCAAATCCGGGATCGCGGTGGTCTGCGCGTGTGCGATGGGAATGATCGCGAGCGGTTGTTCCGGGGACACCGAAACCAAGCGGGATGAGCATGTCCTGCTGTTGTCCATCGATGGCATGCACCAGTCCGATCTGGCCGGATATGTGCGGTCCCACCCGGATTCGGCGCTGGCGAAGCTGGTCGGGCGCGGCGCGTCGTTCACCAACGCGCAGACGCCCATTCCGTCGGACTCCTTCCCTGGCCTGATCGCCGCGATCTCCGGCGGCAATCCGAAGACCACCGGCGTGTACTACGACGACACCTGGGCCCGTGATCTGCTGCCCGCGGGCACCACGAATTGCGCGGACGCGAAGAAGGGCACCGAGGTATCCCTCACCGAGGACCTCGACAAGGATCAGCACCGCATCGATGCGGGCCAGGGATTGACCGGCCTGCCCGACGGCATCGGCAAACTGACCGGCGACCCGAGCGTCCTGCTCGATCCGGCCAAACTTCCGGTGGCTCCGGCCAGCTGTAAACCGTTGGCGCCCAACGAGTATCTGAAGGTCAACACGGTCTTCTCGGTGCTGCACGCGGCCGGGAAGCGCACCGCCTGGTCGGACAAGCATCCGGCCTATGTGATCGCGAACGGCAAGGGCGGCCGCTCGATCGACGACCTGTTCACCCCCGAGATCAACAGCGCCGCACCCGGTTCGGATGCCGACTGGACCAAGGACAACCAGCTCACCCGCCGCTACGACGCTTATAAGGTCGACGCGGTGGTCAACGAGATCGCGGGCAAGGACCATTCCGGCGCCGAGCAGGTCGGCGTGCCCGCGATATTCGGCATGAACTTCCAGTCGGTGTCCACCGCGCAGAAGCTGCCCGCGTCCAAGGGCTATCTGCCGGACGGGAAGCCGGGCGAACTGCTCAGCGGCGCACTGGATTTCGTCGACCAGCAGGTCGGCCGTCTGGTCACGGCGCTGGACAAGGCCGGGCTCACCGACAAGACCTCGATCATCCTGACCGCCAAACACGGTCAATCCCCGATCGACCCGTCGACGCTGACCCGTGTCGACGACAAGAAGATCGTCGATGCGATCAATACCGAATGGGCGGCAACCCATCCCGGCACCCCGAAGTTGGTCGCGCACGCGATCGACGATTCGGCGATCGTCATGTGGCTCACCGACCGCTCGGCCGACGCGGCCGCCTTCGTCAAGCGAAAGCTCTTGGAAACCAACGGGACCGGCACCGATATCAAGGGTGATCCGAAGCCGTACACCGCATCCGGCGTGGACAGGGACAAGGTGTACGCGGGTGCGGACGCCGCCAAGTTCTTCGGGGTGAGCCCCGACGATCCGCGCGTACCCGATATCTACGCGGGAGCGGTCCCCGGCACCGTGTACACCGGCGGCAAGTCGAAGATCGCCGAACACGGCGGCATGACACCGGATGACCGGCATGTGCCGATCGTGGTGGCGGGCAAGGGAATCGGGAAGAGTTCGGTGGACGCGGAGGTCTCGCTCACCCAGATCGCGCCGACCATCCTGCGCAGGCTGGACCTGGATCCGAACAAGTTGGATGCCGTCGCGGCCGAGCACACCGCGGTGCTGCCGGGGCTGTAG
- the egtD gene encoding L-histidine N(alpha)-methyltransferase, with protein sequence MTAPTLDIYLSEADLTSALRTDARLGLTADPKWLPPKWFYDARGSELFEKITELPEYYPTRTERALLERVVGEIARTAQAEVLVELGAGSAAKTRLLLTALTADGPLKTYVPQDVSATALQDAADQIAAEFPGLAVHGVVSDFTDTLHNLPGGGRRMIAFLGGTIGNLVPAERAEFLASIRDVLEPGEQLLLGAGLVIDPAVLVPAYDDAAGVTAEFNRNVLHVLNSRLGADFAPEKFEHVALWDAEREWIEMRLAATEDMTVEIRELDLTVRFQRGEQLRTEISAKFRIDGLKSELAAAGFATEQVWTDPDDRFALILAGRR encoded by the coding sequence ATGACCGCACCCACCCTGGACATCTACCTATCCGAGGCGGACCTGACCTCCGCGTTGCGGACCGACGCCAGGCTCGGCCTGACCGCCGACCCGAAGTGGTTGCCGCCCAAGTGGTTCTATGACGCGCGCGGCAGCGAGCTGTTCGAAAAGATCACCGAACTGCCGGAGTACTACCCGACCCGCACCGAGCGGGCACTGCTGGAGCGGGTGGTCGGCGAGATCGCCCGCACCGCCCAGGCCGAGGTGCTGGTGGAGCTCGGCGCCGGTTCGGCCGCCAAGACCAGGCTGCTGCTCACCGCGCTCACCGCCGATGGACCGTTGAAAACATATGTGCCGCAGGACGTTTCGGCCACGGCGCTGCAGGATGCGGCGGACCAGATCGCCGCGGAATTTCCGGGCCTCGCGGTGCACGGGGTGGTCAGCGATTTCACCGATACCCTGCACAATCTGCCGGGCGGCGGCCGCCGGATGATCGCCTTCCTCGGCGGCACCATCGGCAATCTGGTGCCCGCCGAGCGCGCCGAATTCCTGGCGAGCATCAGGGATGTGCTGGAGCCGGGCGAGCAACTGCTGCTCGGTGCGGGTTTGGTGATCGATCCGGCCGTCCTGGTGCCCGCCTACGACGACGCCGCGGGCGTCACCGCCGAATTCAACCGAAATGTGCTGCACGTACTGAACTCTCGCCTCGGTGCGGATTTCGCGCCGGAGAAATTCGAGCACGTCGCGCTCTGGGACGCCGAGCGGGAGTGGATCGAAATGCGTTTGGCTGCAACGGAAGACATGACGGTCGAAATCCGAGAGCTCGATTTGACGGTGCGTTTCCAACGAGGGGAGCAGCTGCGTACCGAGATCTCCGCGAAATTCCGCATCGACGGACTGAAAAGTGAGCTGGCCGCAGCCGGTTTCGCCACCGAGCAGGTGTGGACCGATCCCGATGACCGCTTCGCGCTGATCCTGGCGGGCCGCCGCTGA
- a CDS encoding ergothioneine biosynthesis protein EgtC: MCRHIGYLGDAVPVGEIITRGPHSLRVQSWAPNEMRGGAKVNADGFGVAWWRASVALKSAATDTAQLLGHRADAGDPDPANGGAQTDPEFERSGDAVESAAHQTVSDPLPVSRYRNAAPIWTDPAVDEVLPQLTSRAVLGAIRSATSGMPVERAACAPFVHGHWAFSHNGAVRDWRRTLTAVCADLDAAALSAGASRLFEDELLLTAESPTDSATVWVLLARLLDAIAPGGFVDSPATALRLITEAILAHAPTSRLNFLLGDGETLWATTVHHSLYALVTDSCAILSSEPYDDDPAWRSIADRRLVIARPGHLSDEPLTTAESTKTVDDRLDSGTRKA; encoded by the coding sequence ATGTGTAGGCATATCGGTTACCTGGGCGATGCGGTTCCCGTAGGCGAAATCATCACCCGCGGACCACATTCCCTGCGCGTCCAATCGTGGGCGCCCAACGAGATGCGCGGCGGCGCCAAGGTCAACGCCGACGGCTTCGGCGTCGCCTGGTGGCGTGCGAGTGTCGCCCTGAAGTCGGCGGCCACCGATACGGCACAGCTGCTCGGCCACCGCGCGGACGCCGGTGACCCCGACCCGGCGAATGGCGGTGCGCAGACCGATCCCGAATTCGAGCGGTCCGGCGATGCGGTGGAATCCGCTGCACACCAGACTGTTTCGGACCCACTGCCGGTGAGCCGGTATCGCAATGCCGCGCCCATCTGGACCGATCCGGCGGTGGACGAGGTGCTGCCGCAGTTGACGTCGCGGGCGGTGCTCGGCGCGATCAGGTCGGCGACCTCCGGGATGCCGGTGGAGCGGGCGGCATGTGCGCCGTTCGTCCACGGCCATTGGGCGTTCAGTCACAACGGGGCGGTGCGGGATTGGCGGCGAACGCTGACGGCCGTCTGCGCGGATCTGGATGCCGCCGCGTTGAGTGCGGGCGCCAGCAGGCTTTTCGAGGACGAACTGCTGCTCACCGCCGAATCGCCGACCGATTCGGCGACGGTCTGGGTACTGCTTGCCCGCCTGCTCGACGCCATCGCGCCCGGCGGCTTCGTCGATTCGCCCGCTACTGCACTGAGGTTGATCACCGAGGCGATCCTCGCGCACGCACCGACCTCGCGGCTGAACTTCCTGCTCGGCGATGGCGAAACCCTCTGGGCCACAACGGTGCACCACTCGCTGTACGCACTGGTCACCGACTCCTGCGCAATCCTGTCCTCCGAACCGTACGACGACGACCCGGCCTGGCGTTCGATCGCCGACCGGCGACTGGTGATCGCGCGGCCGGGCCACCTCTCGGACGAACCGCTCACCACTGCGGAAAGCACGAAAACCGTTGACGACCGCCTGGATTCAGGCACACGAAAGGCCTAG
- the egtB gene encoding ergothioneine biosynthesis protein EgtB: MTIQHPTDNSATERLRADIADVLGRARTRTRALTDCLDEAELVAQHSRLMSPLVWDLAHIGNQEELWLVRDVGGREPVRADIDELYDAFKHARVNRPALPLLDPAQARGYVGTVREKVWDVLDASALRGDPLVDGGFAFGMIAQHEQQHDETMLATHQLRTGAAVLSAPPAPRAATPIDGEIIVPAGEFTMGTSTDPWALDNERPAHRVHLPAFAIDAAPVTNEQYLAFIDDGGYDRPELWSERGWAHRQEAGLVAPQFWERDPAGQWWRRVFGVMSPLRPKQPVLHVCWFEAEAYANWAGKRLPTEAEWEKAARFDPATGASRRFPWGDAEPDARTANLGQRHLEPAEVGAYPDGASPLGVHQLIGDVWEWTASGFEPYPGFRAFPYREYSEVFFGGDYRVLRGGSFGTDPVACRGTFRNWDHPIRRQIFSGFRLARDLRRGEH; the protein is encoded by the coding sequence ATGACCATTCAGCACCCCACCGATAATTCCGCCACCGAACGGCTGCGAGCCGATATCGCCGACGTGCTCGGCAGAGCCCGCACCCGCACCCGCGCCCTCACCGACTGTCTCGACGAGGCCGAACTCGTCGCCCAGCATTCGCGCTTGATGAGCCCACTGGTCTGGGATCTCGCGCACATCGGCAATCAGGAGGAACTCTGGCTGGTCCGCGATGTCGGCGGCCGCGAGCCCGTCCGCGCCGATATCGATGAACTGTACGACGCGTTCAAACACGCCCGCGTCAACCGTCCCGCACTGCCGCTGCTCGATCCGGCGCAGGCCCGCGGCTACGTCGGCACCGTACGCGAAAAGGTATGGGATGTGTTGGACGCCAGTGCGTTACGCGGCGATCCGCTGGTCGACGGCGGATTCGCCTTCGGCATGATCGCCCAGCACGAACAGCAGCACGACGAGACCATGCTGGCCACCCATCAGCTGCGCACCGGCGCCGCGGTGCTCTCCGCGCCGCCCGCGCCACGGGCCGCCACCCCGATTGACGGTGAAATCATCGTCCCCGCAGGCGAATTCACGATGGGCACCTCGACCGATCCATGGGCTCTCGACAATGAGCGTCCGGCGCATCGAGTTCACCTGCCCGCCTTCGCGATCGATGCCGCGCCGGTCACCAATGAGCAGTACCTGGCCTTCATCGACGACGGCGGTTACGACCGGCCCGAGCTGTGGTCCGAGCGCGGCTGGGCGCACCGGCAGGAGGCCGGGCTGGTCGCTCCGCAGTTCTGGGAGCGCGATCCGGCCGGGCAGTGGTGGCGCCGGGTGTTCGGGGTGATGTCCCCGCTGCGGCCGAAACAGCCCGTGCTGCACGTGTGCTGGTTCGAGGCGGAGGCGTACGCCAACTGGGCGGGCAAGCGGCTGCCCACCGAGGCCGAGTGGGAGAAGGCGGCCCGGTTCGACCCGGCGACCGGTGCGTCGCGCCGATTCCCTTGGGGCGACGCCGAACCCGATGCCCGCACCGCGAATCTCGGCCAGCGCCACCTGGAACCGGCCGAGGTCGGCGCATATCCGGACGGCGCGTCGCCGCTCGGCGTACATCAGCTCATCGGCGACGTATGGGAATGGACCGCATCGGGTTTCGAGCCGTATCCGGGCTTCCGCGCCTTCCCGTACCGGGAGTACTCGGAGGTCTTCTTCGGTGGCGACTACCGGGTGCTGCGCGGCGGCTCCTTCGGCACCGATCCGGTGGCCTGCCGCGGCACCTTCCGCAACTGGGACCACCCCATCCGTCGCCAGATCTTCTCCGGCTTCCGATTGGCCCGCGACCTGAGACGAGGTGAGCACTGA
- a CDS encoding aminotransferase class V-fold PLP-dependent enzyme: MLDEDRVRADTPGVGAGLVFLDSAGSSLPPRIVTDTVIAHLRRESEIGGYRAANERLADLDAVKTAIGELINAFPAAIALSDNATRSWADFFYSVPLRPGDRILISGTDYASNAIAALQRAKATGAVVEQIPNDSSGQIDLDALSAMVDERVKLVSLLHVPTNGGLVNPAAEATRIAHSVGALVLLDACQSMGQLAIDVAELGVDALSATGRKWLRGPRGTGFLYVRPELVESMEPERLDLHSAQWTAPDEYRLAPDARRFEFWEFDVAARLGLGAAVRYLLDLGPENVYAAVAARAAHLRKALPEIPGVTVRDLGLRQSGTVSFTVDGMAAVEVRDRLAEQDITVTVSFASSTLLDMNRRGIDSLVRASPHAFVSFAELDRFVAAVAGLRHE, translated from the coding sequence ATGTTGGATGAGGATCGGGTACGCGCCGACACCCCGGGGGTCGGCGCGGGGTTGGTATTCCTGGACAGTGCGGGCTCCTCGCTGCCGCCGCGGATCGTGACCGATACGGTCATCGCGCATTTGCGACGCGAATCCGAGATCGGTGGCTACCGCGCGGCGAACGAGCGGCTCGCCGATCTCGACGCGGTGAAAACAGCGATCGGCGAGCTGATCAACGCGTTCCCGGCCGCAATAGCGCTCAGCGACAACGCCACCCGGTCCTGGGCGGATTTCTTCTATTCGGTGCCGCTGCGGCCCGGCGACCGAATCCTGATCTCGGGCACCGATTACGCGAGCAACGCCATCGCGGCGCTACAGCGCGCCAAGGCCACCGGAGCCGTCGTCGAGCAGATCCCGAACGACAGCAGCGGCCAGATCGATCTGGACGCGCTGTCCGCGATGGTCGACGAACGGGTGAAGCTGGTGTCGCTGCTGCACGTGCCGACCAACGGCGGACTGGTCAACCCGGCGGCGGAGGCCACCCGCATCGCGCATTCGGTCGGCGCGCTGGTGCTGCTCGACGCCTGCCAGTCGATGGGCCAGCTCGCGATCGATGTCGCCGAACTCGGCGTCGACGCGCTCTCGGCCACCGGACGCAAATGGCTGCGCGGGCCGCGCGGCACCGGATTCCTCTATGTGCGACCGGAATTGGTCGAATCGATGGAACCGGAGCGGCTGGACCTGCACTCCGCGCAGTGGACCGCGCCGGACGAGTACCGCCTCGCGCCCGATGCCCGCCGCTTCGAATTCTGGGAATTCGATGTCGCGGCCCGGCTCGGGCTCGGCGCCGCCGTCCGCTACCTGCTCGATCTCGGTCCGGAGAACGTGTACGCGGCCGTTGCCGCCCGCGCCGCGCACCTGCGCAAGGCGCTGCCGGAGATTCCCGGTGTGACGGTGCGGGATCTGGGGCTGCGGCAGAGCGGCACCGTATCGTTCACCGTCGACGGCATGGCCGCCGTCGAGGTGCGGGATCGGTTGGCGGAGCAGGACATCACGGTCACCGTCAGCTTCGCGAGCTCCACCCTGCTCGATATGAACCGCCGCGGTATCGACTCGCTGGTGCGCGCCTCGCCGCACGCCTTCGTCAGCTTCGCCGAGTTGGACCGGTTCGTCGCGGCGGTCGCCGGGCTGCGGCACGAATAA
- a CDS encoding TetR/AcrR family transcriptional regulator: MAEQLRERLVDVGVDLLEEVGAAQLGLRAITRAAGVSHGAPRRHFRTHNALLAAIAARGFADLAARFAAVPEAAAPRDRLRHMAVEYVDFARRRPEMFTLMFRHDLLEGSGENLRATTLPLYDRFAGLVGDVTGATGAAARDRALLLWTNLHGIAALQANRSLALVAPAAVNGALVARVLVTEVLDLHLS, from the coding sequence ATGGCCGAACAGCTGCGCGAACGACTGGTTGATGTGGGCGTCGACCTCCTGGAGGAGGTCGGCGCGGCGCAGCTCGGGCTGCGCGCGATCACCCGGGCGGCCGGTGTCTCACACGGCGCGCCCCGCAGGCACTTTCGCACGCACAACGCGCTACTGGCGGCCATCGCCGCCCGCGGCTTCGCCGACCTCGCGGCGCGCTTCGCCGCGGTGCCGGAGGCGGCCGCGCCGCGAGATCGCCTGCGGCACATGGCCGTCGAATACGTCGACTTCGCGCGGCGGCGTCCGGAGATGTTCACCCTGATGTTCCGCCACGACCTGCTGGAGGGTTCCGGCGAAAACCTGCGCGCCACAACGCTTCCGCTGTACGACCGATTCGCCGGGCTGGTCGGCGACGTCACCGGGGCGACGGGGGCCGCCGCCCGCGACCGAGCGCTGCTGCTGTGGACCAACCTGCACGGCATCGCCGCCCTTCAGGCCAACCGCAGCCTCGCCCTGGTGGCCCCAGCCGCCGTCAACGGCGCCCTCGTCGCCCGGGTGTTGGTCACCGAGGTGCTCGACCTGCATTTATCGTGA
- a CDS encoding lysophospholipid acyltransferase family protein produces MWYWLFKYVLLGPVLRLLGRPKIEGLHHVPRTGPVIIAANHLAVIDSLYLALVLPRRVTFLAKQEYFTGTGLRGRFNRWFYSVSGQVPVDRTGGTAAADALAAATKILEAGGVWAIHPEGTRSPDGRVYRGRTGTLRVAMTTGAPVVPVVLSGTDKVNPRGRRTWRFAKVRIAFGAPRHYPRLEPTAVRTATDDLMRELAARAGRPYVDEYAATFAR; encoded by the coding sequence GTGTGGTACTGGCTGTTCAAATACGTCCTGCTCGGCCCCGTGCTGCGGCTGCTCGGCAGGCCGAAAATCGAAGGCCTGCACCATGTTCCGCGCACCGGACCGGTCATCATCGCGGCCAATCACCTGGCCGTGATCGATTCGCTCTACCTCGCGCTCGTGCTACCGCGCCGGGTCACCTTCCTGGCGAAACAGGAGTACTTCACCGGCACCGGCCTGCGCGGGCGCTTCAACCGCTGGTTCTACTCCGTCTCCGGACAGGTGCCGGTCGACCGCACCGGTGGCACCGCCGCCGCCGACGCCCTGGCCGCGGCCACCAAAATCCTTGAAGCGGGCGGTGTTTGGGCCATCCACCCGGAAGGCACCCGTTCACCCGACGGCCGGGTCTACCGCGGCCGCACCGGAACTCTCCGGGTCGCCATGACCACCGGCGCACCGGTCGTCCCCGTCGTGCTCTCCGGCACCGACAAGGTGAACCCGCGGGGCCGCCGCACCTGGCGATTCGCCAAGGTGCGCATAGCTTTCGGCGCACCGCGCCACTACCCGCGCCTCGAGCCCACCGCCGTCCGCACCGCCACCGACGACCTCATGCGCGAGCTGGCCGCCCGGGCGGGGCGCCCCTACGTCGACGAATACGCCGCGACGTTCGCGCGGTAG
- a CDS encoding DUF1062 domain-containing protein: MLENWVVEPVCLPRVRRRCHVCASERFRTSGKFRVNANGKLIDVWLLALCTACGETTKLTVMERTNVRGMPSELLDRLHGNDPGLAAELLQDPIVRRRNRIALDWDNAWRLDTGGSEYLDREVIDVSVRFAARIPVRPVRLIADGCGLSRAEVERLITDGKLVSSVRLSGKLSRDFTFLLKR; this comes from the coding sequence GTGCTCGAAAACTGGGTAGTCGAACCCGTCTGTCTGCCGCGCGTTCGCCGTCGTTGCCACGTTTGCGCGTCGGAACGCTTCCGGACCAGCGGAAAGTTTCGCGTCAACGCGAACGGCAAACTCATCGATGTCTGGCTCCTCGCGCTCTGTACCGCTTGCGGGGAGACCACGAAGCTCACGGTCATGGAGCGCACGAATGTGCGCGGCATGCCGTCCGAGCTCTTGGATCGGCTGCATGGCAACGACCCCGGCCTGGCGGCCGAGCTGCTCCAAGACCCGATTGTGCGGCGCCGCAATCGCATCGCCCTCGACTGGGACAACGCCTGGCGTCTGGACACCGGCGGCTCGGAGTATCTGGACCGCGAGGTGATCGACGTCTCGGTCCGCTTCGCCGCGCGGATCCCGGTCCGGCCGGTGCGGCTGATCGCTGATGGCTGCGGTCTTTCGCGGGCGGAGGTGGAGCGACTGATCACGGACGGGAAGCTCGTTTCGTCGGTTCGGCTGAGCGGCAAGCTATCCCGCGACTTCACCTTCCTGCTCAAGCGCTGA